The following proteins come from a genomic window of Kitasatospora sp. NBC_01246:
- a CDS encoding DUF742 domain-containing protein, translated as MTPPDDRSGQYGVPYPGTGHDAFGAPGVAGHGQQHGQYGQYGQQQYGQPYPQEQYDQYGRQQPSYDAPPAGWPAPGRTDGHLPGRHSAPAPQPGRHHSGPGQEPAQEPGYVEEFEDDYDSGPLIRPFAMTGGRTRPRYELALEALVSADVDPQRLATLLPEHQRICTLCTEVKSVAEVSALLSLPLGVARILVADLAEAGLVAIHQPASGGESGNQPDVTLLERVLSGLRKL; from the coding sequence GTGACACCGCCCGACGACCGCAGCGGCCAGTACGGCGTTCCGTACCCTGGCACGGGCCATGACGCCTTCGGAGCACCCGGCGTCGCCGGCCACGGTCAGCAGCACGGCCAGTACGGCCAGTACGGCCAGCAGCAGTACGGCCAGCCGTACCCGCAGGAGCAGTACGACCAGTACGGCCGGCAGCAGCCCTCGTACGACGCGCCCCCGGCCGGCTGGCCGGCCCCGGGCAGGACGGACGGCCACCTCCCCGGCCGGCACTCCGCCCCCGCCCCGCAGCCCGGCCGGCACCACTCCGGTCCCGGCCAGGAGCCGGCCCAGGAGCCGGGGTACGTCGAGGAGTTCGAGGACGACTACGACTCGGGCCCGCTGATCCGGCCGTTCGCGATGACCGGCGGGCGGACCAGACCGCGCTACGAGCTGGCGCTGGAGGCGCTCGTCTCGGCCGACGTCGACCCGCAGCGCCTGGCCACCCTGCTCCCCGAGCACCAGCGGATCTGCACCTTGTGCACCGAGGTCAAGTCCGTCGCCGAGGTGTCGGCGCTGCTCTCCCTCCCTCTGGGGGTGGCCCGCATCCTCGTGGCCGACCTGGCCGAAGCCGGCCTGGTCGCCATCCACCAGCCCGCTTCCGGCGGCGAATCCGGAAACCAGCCCGACGTCACGCTGCTCGAAAGGGTCCTCAGTGGACTTCGCAAGCTCTAA
- a CDS encoding GTP-binding protein, which yields MDFASSNAAAPTRATTSAKIVVAGGFGVGKTTLVGAVSEINPLRTEAVMTSASAGIDDLSHVSGKTTTTVAMDFGRITLDEDLILYLFGTPGQDRFWFMWDDLVRGAIGAVVLVDTRRLADCFPALDYFENSGLPFVVALNGFDGHQPHTGDEVREALQLGPDTPVITLDARRRDSAKSALITLVEHALLARLR from the coding sequence GTGGACTTCGCAAGCTCTAACGCGGCCGCCCCCACCCGCGCCACCACCTCCGCGAAGATCGTCGTCGCCGGCGGCTTCGGTGTCGGCAAGACCACGCTCGTCGGCGCCGTCTCCGAGATCAACCCCCTGCGCACCGAAGCCGTCATGACCTCCGCGTCCGCCGGCATCGACGACCTCAGCCACGTCTCCGGCAAGACGACCACCACCGTCGCCATGGACTTCGGCCGCATCACCCTCGACGAAGACCTCATCCTCTACCTCTTCGGCACCCCCGGACAGGACCGCTTCTGGTTCATGTGGGACGACCTCGTCCGAGGCGCCATCGGAGCCGTCGTCCTCGTCGACACCCGCCGCCTCGCCGACTGCTTCCCCGCCCTCGACTACTTCGAGAACAGCGGACTCCCCTTCGTCGTCGCCCTCAACGGCTTCGACGGACACCAGCCCCACACCGGCGACGAAGTCCGCGAAGCACTCCAACTCGGCCCCGACACCCCCGTCATCACCCTCGACGCCCGACGACGCGACAGCGCCAAGAGCGCCCTCATCACCCTCGTCGAACACGCCCTCCTCGCCCGCCTGCGGTGA
- a CDS encoding GTP-binding protein — protein sequence MDFASSNGATRATTSAKIVVAGGFGVGKTTLVGAVSEINPLRTEAVMTSASAGIDDLSHVSGKTTTTVAMDFGRITLDEDLILYLFGTPGQDRFWFMWDDLVRGAIGAVVLVDTRRLADCFPALDYFENSGLPFVVALNGFDGHQPHTGDEVREALQLGPDTPVITLDARRRDSAKSALITLVEHALLARLR from the coding sequence GTGGACTTCGCAAGCTCTAACGGAGCCACCCGCGCCACGACCTCGGCGAAGATCGTCGTCGCCGGCGGCTTCGGTGTCGGCAAGACCACGCTCGTCGGCGCCGTCTCCGAGATCAACCCCCTGCGCACCGAAGCCGTCATGACCTCCGCGTCCGCCGGCATCGACGACCTCAGCCACGTCTCCGGCAAGACGACCACCACCGTCGCCATGGACTTCGGCCGCATCACCCTCGACGAAGACCTCATCCTCTACCTCTTCGGCACCCCCGGACAGGACCGCTTCTGGTTCATGTGGGACGACCTCGTCCGAGGCGCCATCGGAGCCGTCGTCCTCGTCGACACCCGCCGCCTCGCCGACTGCTTCCCCGCCCTCGACTACTTCGAGAACAGCGGACTCCCCTTCGTCGTCGCCCTCAACGGCTTCGACGGACACCAGCCCCACACCGGCGACGAAGTCCGCGAAGCACTCCAACTCGGCCCCGACACCCCCGTCATCACCCTCGACGCCCGACGACGCGACAGCGCCAAGAGCGCCCTCATCACCCTCGTCGAACACGCCCTCCTCGCCCGCCTGCGCTGA
- a CDS encoding DUF742 domain-containing protein has product MTPPSTPAGSYGSGYGSGYGGQQSDGYEQQPLVRPYAMTGGRTRPRYQLAIEALISTTSSAERTGGLLPEHARIVNLCREVKSIAEISALAGVPLGVARILVADLAEAGLVAIHQPAAAGESGGTPDVTLLERVLSGLRKL; this is encoded by the coding sequence ATGACCCCGCCTTCGACACCCGCCGGCTCGTACGGCAGCGGGTACGGCAGCGGCTACGGCGGGCAGCAGTCCGACGGCTACGAGCAGCAGCCGCTGGTCCGCCCGTACGCGATGACCGGAGGCCGCACCCGGCCCCGGTACCAGCTCGCGATCGAGGCGCTGATCTCGACCACCAGCTCCGCCGAGCGGACCGGCGGCCTGCTGCCCGAGCACGCCCGGATCGTGAACCTCTGCCGTGAGGTCAAGTCCATCGCGGAGATCTCCGCACTCGCCGGCGTGCCGCTCGGTGTCGCCCGCATCCTCGTCGCCGACCTTGCCGAGGCCGGTCTCGTCGCCATCCACCAGCCCGCCGCCGCGGGCGAGTCGGGCGGAACGCCCGACGTCACGCTGCTCGAAAGGGTCCTCAGTGGACTTCGCAAGCTCTAA
- a CDS encoding nitrate- and nitrite sensing domain-containing protein, with product MAPPQQAAVPGGPVEPAPEAVGRPEDDAEQDRKSARGKLRKTLTRRRAKGMSRLAMRNWRIRTRLIALLALPVLVALVLGGLRIQTSLEASQQLAQMANLSDLAKKATNLADALQTERDISAGPITHEPNAPLDDDIVNARKITDDLSRTFTASSDKFENLELSGGKALLFQIRKDLNSISDARNTPYQNNQNIQSTITAYDVIIRDLLSITQDIALASNNRDLVRATRALQQFSLAKNATSQQRALISAALANPKAPDLSLSDESFGIRLRASYDNALTSFNNIYTSHDLDNLRGQLSYNSVVAAADRYARSVLQQSGIHQTEPVSFKDWYEQATAKITAERRIESKLIEDLDGKAQELQSAADTEALIIGAAVALVLLVALGGAGLIARSMVRSLTRLQSAAEDVAERRLPELVKTLSESDPHDVDVTVEPVGIDSADEIGHVAHAFDMVHSEAVRLAAEQALLRGNINAMFTNLSRRSQGLIQRQLSLISELESREADPDQLANLFKLDHLATRMRRNGENLLVLAGEDPGRRWTRPVPLVDVLRAAASEVEQYERIELATVPSAEVAGRVVNDLVHLLAELLENATSFSSPQTRVRVTGHALPDGRVLVEIHDTGIGLSPDDLADINERLANPPTVDVSVSRRMGLFVVGRLSLRHGIRIQLRPSDSGGTTALVMLPVDVTNSADRRAPARPGSAQAKQQRGVAPTPRQQRQVPGGPAGGPAALGQGPAGGAPQGRPQLGQGGPGAPGGQGGPGGRAGGALPTRQVGQSLQGQPQGQQAPQAQQQGPQGPQARQNPQGGLPQRGAGRQAPPQGGPGALPRRGQQQPGQGQPGPGQPGQGQQGQGPGQPGQGRRPGQERPRPGGDFAGGPGPRTGEQPQHGWADQSGRPGAPQGARPGNRPQEGLPQRRQPGQAPQGQAPQGQAPQGQGGPGGQGPQGPRRPQRPGPDAPQRERQQQLPPQQAQPLPAAEPSSMESTAQFARPRFEASEIDPRDPLGLGLVEPVLPNPARPEPVRQEQLRPEPVRQEPMALPTGPSDGGPQGGAPIFQSAEQAEAARAGQYQPRRPGTSAPGVQQQGQHQQAPQQHQHAQQQHAQQAPHQAQQQAPQQGQPQQAPQGGPGGPGDAPWRPSANDERWRRAEQVREPSTSGVTMSGLPRRTPQANLVSGTAEASPLTGPQVSRAPEEVRGRLTNLRRGIQQGRRVGAEQAAGQGPGQGSQAGPQHGAQQSGFDSFGGRTDGNGADHQER from the coding sequence GTGGCACCACCCCAGCAGGCGGCGGTGCCCGGCGGCCCCGTCGAGCCGGCACCCGAGGCGGTCGGCCGCCCGGAGGACGACGCCGAACAGGACCGGAAATCGGCCCGGGGCAAGCTCCGCAAGACGCTGACCCGCCGACGGGCCAAGGGCATGAGCCGGCTGGCGATGCGCAACTGGCGGATCCGTACCCGCCTCATCGCGCTGCTCGCGCTCCCGGTGCTGGTCGCCCTCGTGCTCGGTGGGCTGCGCATCCAGACCTCTCTCGAGGCCTCGCAGCAGCTCGCCCAGATGGCCAACCTCTCGGACCTGGCGAAGAAGGCGACCAACCTCGCCGACGCCCTGCAGACCGAGCGGGACATCAGCGCCGGGCCGATCACCCACGAGCCGAACGCCCCGCTCGACGACGACATCGTCAACGCCCGCAAGATCACCGACGACCTGAGCCGGACCTTCACCGCGTCCTCGGACAAGTTCGAGAACCTGGAGCTCTCCGGCGGCAAGGCGCTGCTGTTCCAGATCCGCAAGGACCTGAACTCGATCTCGGACGCGCGCAACACCCCGTACCAGAACAACCAGAACATCCAGTCGACGATCACGGCCTACGACGTGATCATCCGAGACCTGCTGTCGATCACCCAGGACATCGCGCTCGCGTCCAACAACCGCGACCTGGTCCGCGCCACCCGCGCCCTCCAGCAGTTCTCGCTGGCCAAGAACGCCACCTCGCAGCAGCGCGCCCTGATCAGCGCCGCGCTCGCCAACCCCAAGGCCCCCGACCTCAGCCTGAGCGACGAGTCCTTCGGTATCCGGCTGCGCGCCTCCTACGACAACGCGCTCACCAGCTTCAACAACATCTACACCTCGCACGACCTGGACAACCTGCGCGGCCAGCTCAGCTACAACTCGGTGGTCGCCGCCGCCGACCGGTACGCGCGCTCGGTGCTCCAGCAGAGCGGTATCCACCAGACCGAGCCGGTCAGCTTCAAGGACTGGTACGAGCAGGCCACCGCCAAGATCACCGCCGAGCGGCGGATCGAGTCGAAGCTGATCGAGGACCTCGACGGCAAGGCCCAGGAGCTGCAGTCCGCCGCCGACACCGAGGCCCTGATCATCGGTGCCGCCGTCGCGCTGGTGCTGCTGGTCGCCCTCGGTGGCGCCGGTCTGATCGCCCGCTCGATGGTGCGCTCGCTGACGCGGCTGCAGTCCGCGGCCGAGGACGTCGCCGAGCGGCGACTGCCCGAGCTGGTCAAGACGCTGTCCGAGAGCGACCCGCACGACGTCGACGTCACCGTCGAACCGGTCGGCATCGACTCCGCGGACGAGATCGGCCACGTGGCACACGCCTTCGACATGGTGCACAGCGAGGCCGTCCGCCTCGCCGCCGAGCAGGCCCTCCTGCGCGGCAACATCAACGCGATGTTCACCAACCTCTCGCGCCGCAGCCAGGGCCTCATCCAGCGCCAGCTGTCGCTCATCTCCGAGCTGGAGAGCCGCGAGGCGGACCCGGACCAGCTGGCCAACCTCTTCAAGCTCGACCACCTCGCGACCCGCATGCGCCGCAACGGTGAGAACCTGCTCGTCCTCGCGGGCGAGGACCCGGGCCGCCGCTGGACCCGCCCCGTCCCGCTGGTCGACGTGCTCCGCGCCGCCGCCTCCGAGGTGGAGCAGTACGAGCGCATCGAGCTGGCCACCGTGCCGTCGGCCGAGGTCGCCGGCCGCGTCGTCAACGACCTCGTCCACCTGCTCGCCGAGCTGCTGGAGAACGCCACCTCGTTCTCCAGCCCGCAGACCCGCGTCCGGGTGACCGGCCACGCCCTGCCGGACGGCCGGGTGCTGGTCGAGATCCACGACACCGGCATCGGCCTCAGTCCCGACGACCTCGCCGACATCAACGAGCGCCTGGCGAACCCGCCGACGGTGGACGTCTCCGTCTCCCGCCGGATGGGCCTCTTCGTGGTCGGCCGCCTGTCCCTGCGACACGGCATCCGCATCCAGCTGCGCCCCAGCGACTCCGGCGGCACCACCGCGCTGGTCATGCTCCCGGTGGACGTCACCAACTCCGCCGACCGCCGGGCTCCGGCCCGCCCCGGTTCGGCGCAGGCCAAGCAGCAGCGCGGGGTCGCCCCGACACCGCGCCAGCAGCGCCAGGTGCCCGGCGGTCCGGCCGGCGGCCCGGCCGCGCTCGGCCAGGGTCCGGCGGGCGGTGCCCCGCAGGGCCGTCCGCAGCTCGGCCAGGGCGGTCCCGGTGCTCCGGGCGGCCAGGGCGGCCCCGGTGGACGGGCCGGCGGCGCGCTGCCGACCCGACAGGTCGGCCAGTCGCTCCAGGGCCAGCCGCAGGGCCAGCAGGCCCCGCAGGCCCAGCAGCAGGGCCCGCAGGGCCCGCAGGCCCGCCAGAACCCGCAGGGCGGTCTGCCGCAGCGCGGTGCGGGCCGGCAGGCTCCGCCGCAGGGCGGTCCCGGTGCGCTGCCGCGCCGCGGCCAGCAGCAGCCCGGCCAGGGCCAGCCCGGTCCGGGTCAGCCGGGCCAGGGCCAGCAGGGCCAGGGCCCGGGCCAGCCCGGCCAGGGCCGGCGCCCCGGCCAGGAGCGGCCGCGCCCCGGCGGGGACTTCGCCGGCGGTCCGGGCCCCCGGACCGGCGAGCAGCCGCAGCACGGCTGGGCCGACCAGTCGGGCCGTCCGGGCGCGCCACAGGGCGCCCGCCCGGGCAACCGCCCGCAGGAGGGTCTGCCGCAGCGCCGCCAGCCGGGCCAGGCACCGCAGGGCCAGGCACCGCAGGGCCAGGCACCGCAGGGCCAGGGCGGCCCCGGCGGCCAGGGCCCGCAGGGTCCGCGCCGTCCGCAGCGCCCCGGCCCGGACGCACCGCAGCGCGAGCGGCAGCAGCAGCTCCCGCCGCAGCAGGCCCAGCCGCTCCCCGCGGCCGAGCCCTCGTCGATGGAGAGCACCGCGCAGTTCGCCCGGCCGCGCTTCGAGGCGAGCGAGATCGACCCGCGTGACCCGCTCGGCCTCGGTCTGGTCGAGCCGGTGCTGCCGAACCCGGCGCGTCCGGAGCCGGTCCGCCAGGAGCAGCTCCGGCCCGAGCCGGTCCGCCAGGAGCCGATGGCGCTGCCGACCGGTCCGTCCGACGGCGGCCCGCAGGGCGGTGCGCCGATCTTCCAGTCGGCCGAGCAGGCCGAGGCGGCGCGGGCGGGTCAGTACCAGCCGCGCCGGCCCGGGACCAGTGCGCCCGGCGTCCAGCAGCAGGGCCAGCACCAGCAGGCCCCGCAGCAGCACCAGCACGCCCAGCAGCAGCACGCCCAGCAGGCTCCCCACCAGGCTCAGCAGCAGGCCCCCCAGCAGGGCCAGCCGCAGCAGGCCCCGCAGGGCGGGCCGGGCGGGCCGGGTGACGCGCCGTGGCGCCCGTCCGCGAACGACGAGCGCTGGCGCCGGGCCGAGCAGGTCCGGGAGCCCTCGACCAGCGGCGTCACCATGTCCGGTCTCCCCCGGCGGACCCCGCAGGCCAACCTGGTCTCCGGTACCGCCGAGGCGTCCCCGCTGACCGGCCCCCAGGTGTCCCGTGCGCCCGAGGAGGTCCGTGGCCGGCTCACCAACCTGCGCCGCGGCATCCAGCAGGGCCGCCGGGTCGGCGCCGAGCAGGCGGCCGGCCAGGGCCCGGGCCAGGGCAGCCAGGCGGGCCCGCAGCATGGTGCCCAGCAGTCCGGATTCGATAGCTTCGGGGGCCGCACCGACGGCAACGGCGCAGATCACCAGGAGCGTTGA
- a CDS encoding roadblock/LC7 domain-containing protein produces MSQAAQNLNWLITNFVDNTPGVSHTVVVSADGLLLCMSEGFPRDRADQLAAVASGLTSLTSGASRIFEGGEVNQTVVEMERGFLFLMAVSDGSALAVLASPDSDIGLVGYEMALLVDRAGAVLTPALRAELQGSLLH; encoded by the coding sequence ATGAGCCAGGCCGCACAGAACCTGAACTGGCTGATCACCAATTTCGTGGACAACACCCCTGGGGTGTCGCACACGGTGGTGGTCTCCGCGGACGGCCTCCTGCTGTGCATGTCCGAAGGTTTCCCCCGCGACCGCGCCGACCAGCTCGCCGCCGTCGCCTCCGGCCTCACCTCCCTCACCTCCGGCGCCAGCCGGATCTTCGAGGGCGGCGAGGTCAACCAGACCGTTGTCGAGATGGAGCGCGGTTTCCTCTTCCTGATGGCCGTCAGCGACGGCTCCGCCCTCGCCGTCCTCGCCTCCCCGGACTCCGACATCGGCCTCGTCGGCTACGAGATGGCACTGCTCGTCGACCGCGCCGGCGCCGTCCTCACCCCCGCACTCCGCGCAGAACTCCAGGGCAGTCTCCTGCACTGA
- a CDS encoding roadblock/LC7 domain-containing protein produces MSQAAQNLNWLITNFVDNTPGVSHTVVVSADGLLLCMSEGFPRDRADQLAAVASGLTSLTSGASRIFEGGEVNQTVVEMERGFLFLMAVSDGSALAVLASPDSDIGLVGYEMALLVDRAGAVLTPALRAELQGSLLH; encoded by the coding sequence ATGAGCCAGGCCGCACAGAACCTGAACTGGCTGATCACCAATTTCGTGGACAACACCCCCGGGGTGTCGCACACGGTGGTGGTCTCCGCCGACGGCCTCCTGCTGTGCATGTCCGAAGGTTTCCCCCGCGACCGCGCCGACCAGCTCGCCGCCGTCGCCTCCGGCCTCACCTCCCTCACCTCCGGCGCCAGCCGGATCTTCGAGGGCGGCGAGGTCAACCAGACCGTTGTCGAGATGGAGCGCGGTTTCCTCTTCCTGATGGCCGTCAGCGACGGCTCCGCCCTCGCCGTCCTCGCCTCCCCGGACTCCGACATCGGCCTCGTCGGCTACGAGATGGCACTGCTCGTCGACCGCGCCGGCGCCGTCCTCACCCCCGCACTCCGCGCAGAACTCCAGGGCAGTCTCCTGCACTGA
- a CDS encoding sensor histidine kinase, with protein MRRKQQVAPQRRSEPRQSEPNGTATDPAGFSAFTPVEERPPAPSPKPPAASTERRSGGSADDGGSGGKGGRYDFLRPRNWRVPARLIAILLIPVIIGLIFGGLRVNTSVDGYVKASRAEKTARLAKAATELAEALENERDKSLSPLLTGQDPNGDVPKTRATTDTALKAYNAAYDASDKSAELPHRHAAFQSMVLFLPHLRDVAYKPELFATATQSAYSTMIAPLLAYDNSVGLGSSNITSKGRAIYAMSLAKASASTQRALMLHLLVGISAQSTTRYENADLIQQLLVSQKLEQVSLSEFNTGSAPEDAQRYSDAQVAQAAADQRAAYRMPNGSVPTMTGLLGLGAAYTQAAAEGQSKGKAAADAAYKEAKDAGLTKENWEQASNTHIASLRATEVALLDDVLNDAADLRDNALYDAILNSAIVLAALVLAGVLTGYVARSMILGMRTLRNAALEIADHRLPDLVERLSKTDPDRVDTSVSQIPLHGKDEIGEVARAFDQVHRQAVALAAEQALLRGNVNAIFTNLSRRSQSLIQRQLALITDLENNEADPDQLENLFKLDHLATRMRRNGENLLVLAGEEAGRRWNTPVPLVDVLRAAASEVEQYERVELSGIPEAEVVGAAVTDLVHLLAELLENATSFSSPQTRVLVNATRLPDGRVLIEIHDKGIGLTAEDFAEINEKLAEPPTVDATISRRMGLFVVGRLSQRHDVRVQLRPSGESAGTTSLVMLPPFLTQMGAAPEPEEQFTVSRIFAEQEPSAADWAAEVQQNQPRSAAELGFDDHLTGNGSAGSSGFSPALEAVQRSQRLDQVRRAALESGPLGPEERQVLDAEVEEEYPAYGRRNDEGYGQDGQDGQYPQQGYDQSGYADQQYGYDQGGYTQDGYAQDGYAGTEYGQNDYGQDAYGRFPQQGYGDDQYGQDQNQGQNQGQDDQYGQYPGYDGYADEQYGAEEAPAGHPYTPEPPALPAAQPAATLPSGLPQRRPGQQLAGGGPAAAPQQGGGQDTGETPNWFTGAKDTSAPAEPRGHEVSALGGYGPTGPTGPTSAAWQSPNDGAWQRAEQLREPASGGTTSSGLPRRVPKQNLVAGNAKPTPQDGPQVSRSPEEVRGRLTNLRRGVEQGRSAGNTGSFRIDPDQVDPSGNGQQNRSTDLFGGSNHQER; from the coding sequence GTGAGGCGTAAGCAGCAGGTCGCCCCGCAGCGGCGCTCCGAGCCCCGCCAGAGCGAGCCGAACGGTACCGCAACGGACCCGGCCGGATTCTCCGCGTTCACGCCGGTCGAGGAGCGACCCCCGGCCCCCTCCCCGAAGCCGCCGGCCGCCTCCACGGAGCGCCGCAGCGGTGGCTCGGCGGACGACGGAGGCAGCGGCGGCAAGGGTGGTCGGTACGACTTCCTCCGGCCGCGGAACTGGCGTGTGCCGGCCCGTCTGATAGCCATCCTGTTGATCCCGGTCATCATCGGCCTGATCTTCGGCGGCCTGCGCGTCAACACCTCGGTCGACGGCTACGTCAAGGCCTCCCGCGCCGAGAAGACCGCCCGCCTCGCCAAGGCGGCCACCGAACTCGCCGAGGCGCTGGAGAACGAGCGCGACAAGTCGCTCAGCCCCCTGCTGACCGGTCAGGACCCGAACGGCGACGTCCCGAAGACCCGCGCCACCACAGACACCGCGCTCAAGGCGTACAACGCGGCCTACGACGCCAGCGACAAGTCCGCCGAACTGCCCCACCGGCACGCGGCCTTCCAGAGCATGGTGCTGTTCCTCCCGCACCTGCGCGACGTCGCCTACAAGCCCGAGCTGTTCGCCACCGCGACCCAGTCCGCGTACTCGACGATGATCGCGCCGCTGCTGGCCTACGACAACTCGGTCGGCCTCGGCAGCAGCAACATCACCAGCAAGGGCCGCGCGATCTACGCCATGTCGCTGGCCAAGGCCTCGGCCTCGACCCAGCGCGCGCTGATGCTCCACCTGCTGGTCGGCATCTCGGCCCAGTCCACCACCCGGTACGAGAACGCCGACCTGATCCAGCAGCTCCTGGTCTCCCAGAAGCTGGAGCAGGTCTCGCTCTCCGAGTTCAACACCGGCAGCGCCCCCGAGGACGCCCAGCGCTACTCCGACGCCCAGGTCGCCCAGGCCGCCGCCGACCAGCGCGCCGCGTACCGGATGCCGAACGGCAGCGTGCCGACCATGACGGGCCTGCTGGGCCTCGGCGCCGCCTACACGCAGGCCGCCGCCGAGGGCCAGTCCAAGGGCAAGGCCGCCGCCGACGCCGCCTACAAGGAGGCCAAGGACGCCGGTCTGACCAAGGAGAACTGGGAGCAGGCCTCCAACACCCACATCGCCAGCCTGCGCGCCACCGAGGTCGCACTGCTGGACGACGTCCTCAACGACGCCGCCGACCTGCGGGACAACGCGCTCTACGACGCCATCCTCAACTCGGCGATCGTGCTCGCCGCGCTGGTCCTCGCCGGCGTCCTCACCGGCTACGTGGCCCGCTCGATGATCCTGGGCATGCGCACCCTGCGCAACGCCGCCCTGGAGATCGCCGACCACCGCCTGCCGGACCTCGTCGAGCGGCTCTCCAAGACCGACCCGGACCGGGTGGACACCTCGGTCAGCCAGATCCCGCTGCACGGCAAGGACGAGATCGGCGAGGTCGCCCGGGCCTTCGACCAGGTCCACCGGCAGGCGGTCGCGCTCGCCGCCGAGCAGGCCCTGCTGCGAGGCAACGTCAACGCGATCTTCACCAACCTGTCGCGCCGCAGCCAGAGCCTGATCCAGCGCCAGCTGGCGCTGATCACCGACCTGGAGAACAACGAGGCCGACCCGGACCAGCTGGAGAACCTCTTCAAGCTGGACCACCTCGCGACCCGTATGCGCCGCAACGGTGAGAACCTGCTCGTCCTCGCGGGCGAGGAGGCCGGCCGCCGCTGGAACACCCCGGTCCCGCTGGTCGACGTGCTCCGCGCCGCCGCGTCCGAGGTGGAGCAGTACGAGCGCGTCGAGCTCTCCGGCATCCCCGAGGCCGAGGTCGTCGGCGCCGCCGTGACCGACCTCGTCCACCTGCTCGCCGAGCTGCTGGAGAACGCCACCTCGTTCTCCAGCCCGCAGACCCGGGTGCTGGTCAACGCCACCCGCCTGCCGGACGGCCGGGTGCTGATCGAGATCCACGACAAGGGCATCGGCCTCACCGCCGAGGACTTCGCCGAGATCAACGAGAAGCTGGCCGAGCCGCCCACCGTGGACGCCACCATCTCCCGCCGCATGGGCCTCTTCGTGGTCGGCCGGCTCTCCCAGCGGCACGACGTCCGTGTCCAGCTCCGCCCCTCGGGCGAGTCTGCGGGCACCACCTCGCTGGTCATGCTCCCGCCGTTCCTGACCCAGATGGGCGCCGCCCCGGAGCCGGAGGAGCAGTTCACCGTCTCCCGGATCTTCGCCGAGCAGGAGCCGTCCGCGGCCGACTGGGCCGCCGAGGTCCAGCAGAACCAGCCGCGCAGCGCCGCCGAGCTGGGCTTCGACGACCACCTCACCGGCAACGGCAGCGCCGGGTCCAGCGGCTTCAGCCCGGCCCTGGAGGCCGTCCAGCGCTCGCAGCGGCTCGACCAGGTCCGCCGCGCGGCCCTGGAGTCCGGCCCGCTCGGGCCGGAGGAGCGGCAGGTGCTCGACGCCGAGGTCGAGGAGGAGTACCCGGCGTACGGCCGGCGCAACGACGAGGGCTACGGCCAGGACGGCCAGGACGGCCAGTACCCCCAGCAGGGCTACGACCAGTCCGGCTACGCCGACCAGCAGTACGGCTACGACCAGGGCGGCTACACCCAGGACGGGTACGCCCAGGACGGCTACGCCGGGACCGAGTACGGGCAGAACGACTACGGCCAGGACGCCTACGGCCGGTTCCCCCAGCAGGGTTACGGCGACGACCAGTACGGTCAGGACCAGAACCAGGGCCAGAACCAGGGCCAGGACGACCAGTACGGCCAGTACCCGGGCTACGACGGCTACGCCGACGAGCAGTACGGGGCCGAGGAGGCCCCGGCCGGCCACCCGTACACCCCGGAGCCGCCGGCCCTGCCAGCCGCCCAGCCCGCCGCCACCCTGCCGTCCGGGCTGCCGCAGCGCCGCCCCGGCCAGCAGCTGGCCGGCGGTGGCCCCGCCGCCGCGCCGCAGCAGGGCGGCGGCCAGGACACCGGCGAGACCCCGAACTGGTTCACCGGCGCCAAGGACACCTCGGCGCCCGCCGAACCGCGCGGACACGAGGTGTCCGCGCTGGGCGGTTACGGTCCCACCGGACCGACCGGCCCGACCAGCGCCGCCTGGCAGTCGCCCAACGACGGCGCCTGGCAGCGTGCCGAGCAGCTGCGCGAGCCCGCCTCCGGCGGGACCACCTCGTCCGGCCTGCCCCGGCGGGTGCCCAAGCAGAACCTGGTGGCCGGCAACGCCAAGCCCACTCCGCAGGACGGGCCGCAGGTCTCCCGCAGCCCCGAGGAGGTCCGCGGCCGGCTCACCAACCTGCGCCGCGGCGTGGAGCAGGGCCGCAGCGCCGGCAACACCGGAAGCTTCCGGATCGACCCCGATCAGGTAGACCCGTCCGGCAACGGACAGCAGAACCGCAGCACCGATCTCTTCGGCGGCTCGAACCACCAGGAGCGTTGA